The DNA region CCAACATTTCCTGCACTGCCTGCTGAGCACACACTGAGAACCGTCTTGGAAGACAAACTCTCAGTCTCCATGCCGTGTACATTCCCATTTGAATTTAATGAAGCCTCTGTGTAGACCAAAGGTTTCAGTTCTCAACCCAGATCATACATCCGAATCAActattgggtttttaaaatacagatgatCCCCAGTTTGGGGATAGGGTTCAAGCTTCTGTTCTTAAAATCTCTCCAGTTGACCTGATGAACAGCCAGGGTTGTCAGCTGGGTCAGAGGGAGTGTCCATTTGAATCAATTAGCCTAAAATTTTCACTTTGCCTGTACTGTCTAGACAGATCCAGAGATATCTGGGGTTATTTCAATAAGATTCTGAAGGCATCAATTCCACACAAAAGAAAGCGAAAATAAGCATAAATACTTTAACGACTTCCTAAGATGATAAGCTTCCTGTTGGCACATATGTGGCATTATCTGCCTGAAACACAGCTCTGCTGAGGTCACTGCCCTGCTCAAAAATTGTAACAGATAATCTTTTTCTGATAAGTGCTATAGAGAATCTGATGATACAGAAAAAGAGACGGGTTCCGGAACATAACCACTGTTAACTTCTTGATGTATCAGTTTTAGACTCCTTTTATGCTGACATAAACATaggtttgtatatatttataatacaggATAATACTATACACACTGTCCCATAACTCTTTTAATATTCCAGGGGCAATTTCCAATCTAAATATGTAAAGATGCAATGTATCCTTCTTATTACGTCTATAGTACTCCACCATGTGGATAGACTACCTTATTTAACCAGTGTACAGCTGTCAAGAGTGGGGGCTTTAGAATCCAACTCCAAAATataaccccagctctgccacttcctggttatgtgacctggagcaagttcATTAATGTATCAGTGTTGCAGTTTCCTCGGAAGAATAATGGGATTTGCATAATAGGATTTGCAGTTTACACTTTGAAGTCTCACTTCCCAAGGTCTTTAAACTACAGCCCAGATTAAACGCCCCCTGACTCACAGCCTTTGGAAGAACAATGAGGAAAAATAGAGCTTGGAGGAGGGAAGATGGCGCCTGGAGGAGTTTGCAGCTTTAAATAGGGAGGTCAGGGGAGACCCTATCAAGAAGATAACGTTTGtacaaagacctgaaggaggtcaGGAAATGAGACAGGCAGACAGCTGGGGCAAGAGAATTCTAggcagagcaaaggccctgaggcaggagcatgcatGCTGCATTGAAGGAAGGACAAAAAGCCCAGTGTCCTAGAGTGAAttaagggaggaggggagcatgaGAGATCAGGTCAGATGGTACAGGACCTTGCAGACAAAGGGGTCCCATAGGAAGTTCTGAGCTAAGGAGTAATGTGACACAACTTaggttttgaaaagatcactctggatgactgtttttttgaggaagattggccctgagctaacatctgtgcccatcttcctccatcttattgacaaataaaaatggcaagcaataggatatattggagtatgtgaggaagccatttggtataaagctaattcggcctgactttgtttttccaaaagggcatgactgtggccattgagcatgcattgtatatctgcttagacattttgaggtaaaggtgcaacttccctccccctcccaacatcggcatctccttaaagattaaacatctttctttaggctgggaactgattgcagcactcatctgtgaccacccagctcgaggcaacagacctgccagcctgcggggttcactgagacagcaggcctatctgctgtttccatcaatcgctgtgctaacagagcagcctcgtgactattgtaaaagggacatttcaatcatatgtgaaacatactctttgagggtatataaccaccctgtataccccacttctttggagtgctctgttcctttgtggaaagactctcccaggttataatcctcagatttaagctcagaataaactcaccaaaattttcatttatagattggttatggattatttttgttgacattatacatgggacgcttgccacagcatggcttgatcctgtgcataggtctgcacccaggatctgggcaggtgcacccagggctgccaaagcagagcatgcaaacttaactgctacaccaccggggaGGCCTCTGgatgaaatttggaaaacatacaTTAAATGGTTAAGACAAAACTAAGGACACTGAGGCTACtgtaataatccaggtgagaaatgatggtcCTGGGAACAGGGGGTTGGTGAGAGGTATTGtgttgaatatattaaaataaatatttgaatatatatattgaatgaaaAGATACCAGTATCTGCTGATAGAGTGTGGGGTatgaggaaaagaatgaagtcaaATACGACACCAAGGTTTTGTGGCCAGAACAAATTGTTGGATTGAGGTGACATTTCTGGGATGGGAAACTGTATGGGCAGCATATTTGGGGAGTTTTAAGTTAGACGTGTCAAGCTGGAGACGCCTGTTACACATGCGAGTGGAGATGGCCAGTAAACAGTTGGAAATATATAATGTGGAGTCCAGGGGAGGGATCACATCTTtgagtcccttttgccacataaggtcATAAAGTCACAGGTTCAGGGGATTAGTGTGTGGCCATAACATCCCatcagctgcgtgttgctgtgaggGTGAAAGTTAcgtcactggtatttcaaataccagcagggtcaccatggTGGGCAAGTTTCAGTGGgttttccagactaagacagaccaggaagaaggacctggccacccaatcCCAAAataaatggccatgaaaaccctatgaaaagCAGCAGAGCATTGCCTGATACAGCATCACAAGATGAAAGGATGGTGcgaaaaagaccaggcagagatCCACTCTGCTGTACCAAGGTCTATAGGAGTTGGAATTGGCTCAATGGCACTAATAAGAAAGGACAAAACCTGGTTCATTACAGGCTTTGAAAGCcctgttctcttcctttttttttcaattccttcCTTTGGGTGGGATTGGAAGGGTCAGTGGGTAGTCATTGCTCCTGGGCTGATGGGGATTGACACCCAGCCATAACCAATCACCTGGGATGCCAGTAAGGagatgttgtaggggaggaagacatttcccctacccactgtgggttcttctggctggagaatgaattaaattcacatgagacagaataccaggagaaaattaaacaaagctttattacatgtatacatgggagaggctcaggcaacctgagcaacttgccaaaatggccgaagCGACTACCTTAAATATccccctcagctaaagacaaaggaggatgttggtggttgggggagtcagttacagtacgttaccagacaagtacagtaaacaggatgcagatttaaatccttacctatggcattgattaagagtttctagagataaggtcatccccccttcttccaggtacagagagggagacacctttacagatggagatttcctttacaatgtaaaggtctcttaacaaagggtaagtaaattctacttttaagagttgctttcctgtctgtagtttttaaaagtaaccagcccacaATAATCCaaatgccaaagagacatatcttggggtggccaattccagtcccccacaatgtcatctttttctctctcagctttctGCTCAGCCTGAGGAAAAAGAGGTCAGAAACAGCCTTATTATGGATCCCCCTACTCCTCCCTTATCCATGCGCCATCCAGCAGGCTCCTAGCATTGCTTCATAATGCTCAAGCCTGTAGCTCAGAACTTTGCTCTGAGGTCAGGGATGAAGCAGCTCAGCTGAGCTAACTGGGAGGAGAACCAAGAGACCCAGGAATCTAGGCCAGCAGACCAGGTTCCAGAGGTCATAGCACCACTGAGTCCCTCTGACCAAAGAGCTGAGATCCTAGGCAGCAGGCAGAGGCTTTGAGGAAGTGAAGATCCCCATGCAGGGGAGAAGCTCCCACACACCACAGTGCAGGCTGCATCAGGTCCTCAGGCAATGTGAGGTTGGAGGTCGGGTGCGGAATCCTCACCTCAGATCTCTGGGCCAGGGAGTCATGAGAGCTCATCGACAGGGTCATGGGAGGTCATCATGTCCATCCTTGCTTCCACATGGACCCAGCACCAGAAAGACCTGCGGCAGCCTCTGTGCTCTTGGTCTCAGTCTGCTGAGCTCCTGTGGAAGGAAGGGTGGCCCAGACCCTTCACAGAGACAGGTACTTGTCTTCTTGGTCCTGGTCTCCTACAGCCCTGACACCCTCCTGAGGAGTCCCAGGTTAGTCCAGCAGAGAAGACTCATGACTAATCCAGGGCAGACTGTGGCAGTGGCCTTAGTTATGTCCAAGGCATTTGAAAAAGACAGATGTTGGAGAGACCATTTCCAAACCTTTGGAACCAGACAGGATCCATGGAACACGTGACTTGGAAGGAGGCTTCAGACAGGATGGTAATATTTCAATAGACAGGGATGGGAGCAAGGAACAGGGAGAAGGAAATGTCATTCTAGACACAGGGATGTCAGTGAGCAAAGAGGGGCTGACCCAGGGGCTGAGGTTGTGGGGGGCTGAGGGTCAGCTGAAGAGTCTGGAGATGGCTAGTTCAGACCTTCCCACAAGCTTCACTGCTCAGACCCCACAGCAGCCCCATGAAGGAGGGTGGGAGCACACTGCTCATCCATTCTAACCACCAAGTGCCCCTATCCAAGACAGGGGAAGAGCAGAAGCTATTTTCCAAAGAATGTAACTCCCCACCTTGGGCCTCTGGAGTCATTTTCTGAGAAACAGAACACTTGAAAGGACCTGAAACAATAACAATTCCTCTTCCTGCTCCACAGGGAAGTGGGTTTGGGACCCATGGGGTGATGCTGAGGCTGAGGTCCATGTTAGCACAGGTGGCCAAGAACAAGGACTCTGGTCAGTATATAATGTACACTAGACACACTccccaacacaaacacacactgccCAACACCCCCAAGGGAGCCCTCCACAAGCTGCAAAGGAAGCCTCGGGCCAGTCCCTTTGTGGGCTCCAACCCACCCATGCTGCCTCCATGGACCCCTAACCCAGCCAGCACCAAGGCCCTCACTCCCTACTTTGTAATATGGTCAACACCTCTACAGAGTCTCCGCACTTGGTCTCATGTTCTCAGAAAGACACACAGTAGACGTTGTGGGGATTAACAAGCACCATCAGGAGGGTCTCCTTTGGGAAGCTTCAGGAGGATAGGGGTCAGGAGCCGAGTCAATGACAGGGAATGAACACTTGTCCTGCAGGGGTGAGGGTCTTGAGTGGGAGGGTAGCttggggaggtggcaggggaAGTGGCATGGCCACATGTACCCAGGGAGTTGAGGACACAAAGGGCAGATCAGAGGCAGAAGAAGCTGGActagagctggaagaggcagatgTCTGCAAGGATCAAACTCAGCATGGAGGTGTCCTAGGAATGCTGATTCTCCTGCTTTCTCCAATTAAATTATCTTCATGGGCTGGCCTGGCTTCTGGACCTCACTGCAGACAGTAGTGAAAGGCTCCTTGCTTCTAGATGTCATTCATCTAGACCCTAGAAATGCAAGACAGAAGGTTCCTAGAACAGCTGCGGGATAGAGAGGCCCCAGAGGGACCATATGGAACCAATGCCGCTGACATGAACTGCATGGGAATTCCCGCAGAGTACCGAGCACCACACTGGCCCCAGTTgtaaattttcttagaaaataccAGTGACTATCTGGAAAGAGTTAAAGACACAGCAGGGCCAGAAATGCCAAGACCCAGGCACCTGGGAGAACTGGGAGAGCCCAGTTGGGCACTGCTCCAAGCTCTcatcttctccctgccccctcgaGACTCCTGCTGGCTTAGCTCTGCACAGTGGATGTCACCATCGTGGTTCCTGTGTTCCTCCTGCAATTCTGCACCTGAGTCATACATGGAGTGGAGCTTGAATCTGGGCCTTGGAAACCTGTACCCTCCCCCACTGCTATGAGCCCCAAGGCCACTCTACAGATCATCCCCTCCACAGGGACGTTCCCTGAGCAGTAAAATGCAGGAGAAAGGGAGCCGAGGGCCCAGTGGGGGAGGAGAGGTACTGAGCCAGAAAAGAGAAGTGCAACCTGCCTCTTTCAGTCTCCGTCATCTTCTTCCCAGTGTCTTCCAAAGGCACAGTCCAGCCCCGAGGATCAACAGCACGGCCACGATGGTCCCTAGGATGGCTCGTAGGGGGCCAACAGTAGCATGTCCATGTGAATCTGTTTCCCTCACACAAAGAGAGTGAAGAAAGTTAAGGCAAGAGGGAACTTGAGATACCCATTGCCaaggagagatagagagagcAGATGGAGAAGTTTGAAGGTCCTGGGTCAGAAGCTGAAGAGGCAGGAGCAtggagattcattcattcaaccagttCCTGAGCTCCTGCTTGCTGCCTGGGATACTGAGATGGACAAGACTGGGTCCACGCCCTTGGAGCTCGTCACCCAGCAGGGAAGACTGAGAGAATAACAAAGTCTGCCAGCCAGAGGGATCACAGTGCAATAGAGGTTTACACCTTGCACATAGGTCTTCAGGGAAGGGCATCCCAGAGGAGGTGATGGGTAACCTGAGTCTTGAGGGAGGAATAGGAGTTTACCAGATACTCAGGGTGGGCAGGACATTCCAGGAGGGAGGAGCACCATATTGAGGACATGGCAGTGTCAAAGAGCCAGCCCCTGGGAAGTTGCCAGCACCCCACTGGGGCAGGCAAGAGAGggacagggcaggaaggagccagGCAGAAAGatcagaggaaggcaggagtCTGCTCTCAGAGTGTCTAGTGGGTCACACTGAGTGCTGAACTTTATCTGAGGGTCCAGTACGGGGGTGCGGGTAGGGTCACAGGGGGTTTTCTGTGATGCTGACACATCAGATCCCTCCAGAAGCTCATGGAGGGTAGGTTAGAGGGGCAAGGCTGCACTCAGGGGTACCAGGTCATCCGTTCATTCAGTGGGACACTGTGTACAAACTGTGCCAGAAGCTGTGCTTGGCACAGGGATTCAGAGGAGAAGAAGACAGGACCCTGCCCTCAAGGTGCTCCAGGCTCTGGAGGAGACAGGTACAATACAGAGCATTGCCGCTCAGTAGGGGGCCAGGGACCCTCCTCAAAGGTGATGTTGGAGGGCAGGATGGCTACAGCCCCTGCAGGGCCCTGTGCAAAATGAGATGAGGAGCCCTGTGTTCAGAGATTGTCAGAAATTTCAAGATGGCCACCGCAGAGCTTTAAACCCAGCACAGCACTCTGCATTCCCTGTAGAGGACGGGTCGGGTGGGAGAGGTGCTGGACAGCTGCTGCCCACCAACAGAGGCAAGAGGTGAGAGGCACAGACGTGAGAGTCatttaagaacagaaacaagTTAGATGTGCACCCCCCGCCCCAGACTCCAGTAGGTCGTGACCAGGTGGGGGTGGTGCTGATAAACATGGTGGGGAGAAAAACCCAGAATCTTCAGACCCCAGTGCTCCCTGAGCTCCGACAgtgccctccccaccaccaaTGGCAGGTTGTACTCACCACGGGCACAGACCTCCCCAAGGGCTGAGGTGACAGCTTTCTGGTCCTCAGAGTTGCTGACCACACAGGTGAGGCTGGCATTGGGCTGGTGCAGAGGCAGGCTCACAGCCAGGGTCCAGGACTTGGGGGCTGGTCCTGGTGTCCCTTTCTGTTCCAGCTCCCCGGGGAGGCCCTTGCTTTCCCAGGTCACATTCAGGTCCTCTGTGACCCCAGCAGCCCTGCACTCTAAGATGATGCTGCACCAGCGTGGTGTGATGGACAGTGACTGGACCAGGATATGGGGAAGGGGCACAGGCTCTGCGGTAGGAGGGATGAGAGAATGGAGCCTCACATGAGTGGAGAACATTACAATTGCCACATTCTCACCCATTATCTCACCGAagctctgtcttcctccctctagGAAGGGGagacattttatagatgaaatagAATTTATCCAAAGCTAAATATGTAGTAAGAGACAAGAAAGAAGGGAGCCAATGAGTTAAGCCTTATGTGACTGCACTAGACTGAGCAAATCTTGAAGTCTCCCTCAAGAACATAAAGCCAGCACTCCAACTACCCAAGAtccttcatttttagaaaatgggTCTTTCCTAGAAGGAGAAGTCGGGAGTGAAGGACTTGCCCTGGTCCAGGGCTCTCACTCTGCTTCTCCTGCTGAGATGATGCCTGGACTACACAGCCCACAGTGAACAAGAACATCTGTCCAGCTCTGGGAGTCCAGAGAAAGGCCCTATGCACCCAAAAGTGCAGACATTTCTGGAAGATGCGGTGGTAGCCACTAGGAATGACAATCCCGAGTGTGGTTAGAATGTGCCACTGAACTTGTGGTACACAGAGGAACAGAAGTGACAGGTTTACAAGCTAGTCATAGAAATCCCATGGGAACCTGAAGCTGTCAAAGCCACTCTCTGTAGGAGGGTATTTCTCTATGCAGAGGAGCTGTAGGATAAGAAAGAGGTGCTAAATGAGGTCTTCAGAAGTGTGGCAGGCTAGACTTGCTCCTACATCTATGGAGGCTCTTAGGGCTGGATTTTGTGAGCGAGGCTGGCCTCGGGCTGAGgctgaggaagagcagagggaataGGGAGGATGAACTACACGTGATTTCTGAATTACGGCAGGCAGAACAGTGCCCCCCGCCCAAAGATGTCCGCATCCTAATCctcaggacctgtgaatatgttaggttaatGGCAAAGGGGAAGTAAGGTAATAGATAGAATTAAGGCTGCTGATCAGCTGAcattaaaatagggagattattctggattatctggttGAGACctatgtaatcacaagggtcctcaagagtggaagaaggaaggagagttcAGAGGAGGCAATGTGAGGAGGACTCGTCCCACCATTGCTGCCTTGAAGACAGACAAAGGTGGTCAAGAGCTAGGAATGCAGTCAGCCACTAGAAGGcggaaaaggcaagaaagtgtTTCTCCCCTGGCTCCTGCAGAAAGGAACAcgccctgccaacaccctgactTGAGCCCAGTGAGACCCGTGTCTGACTTCTGACCTACATACAGCACAGCAAGATAATAAACTTGTGTTGATTTAAGCCACCAAGTCCCCCTTATCACTGGTTTCATTTTCTGCAGTTTCATTTACCCACAGTCAACcagtctgaaaatattagatggaaaatttcagaaacaaaaaactcatgttttaaattgcatgctgttctgaaTAACGTGTTGAAATCTCGCATCATCTCACTCCCTcccacctgggatgtgaatcatccctttgtccggTGTATCCCTTTGCCCAGTGTAGCTGTATGGGCTACccacccgttagtcacttagtagacGTCTCAGCTATCAGATGACTGTGGCGTTATTCCAGTGCTTGTGCTCAAGTAACCCGTATTTTACTTAGTAAGgaccccaaagcacaagagcagCAGTGCTGGCGATTCAGATAGACCAAGGAGAAGTcatgaagtgcttcctttaactgaaaaggtgaaagttcttgacttcataaaggaaggaaaaaaatagaatgccaggttgctaagatctacagtaacttttactACAGTGTGCTGCtctaattgttctttttttttttttttttttttgcctttcatcTTCACatccccccggtacgtagttgtatattttacttgtgggtccttctagttgtggaatttgggatgccgcctcagcatggcctgatgagtggtgctatgtctgtacccgggatctgtacttgtgaaaccctgggccgccgaagtggagcacacgaacttaaccacccggccacggtgccagccctaattgttctattttatcattACTTATTGTACATCTCTTACTATGCCTCTTTTATAAATTacactttatcataggtatgtatgaaTAGggaaaacatagtatatatagggttcagtactaccCACggtttcaagcatccactggggTCTGGAACGTATCCCCCACGGATAGGGAGAACTACCGTAATGTGTtctagcagcaatagaaaactaacacataaATAAGTCAACTTAATCCTCTAAAGAACATTAAATGTTATGGCAAAAATTTCATTTCCCCCAAacttccattttcctctcccaAAACACTGAAGTGACTTTATCCCTGGtgtgaatctcagctctgctcccCATTTGTGCTGAACCCACTTATCCTAATTTCAAGGGAGAAAATAGAGCCTGAAGGCTGGCATTGGGAAGGAGTGCTGCAAAATGGGGCCCGTGTGACACTCTTAGGTACAAAAGAAGGTCATAGCCATGGGATTGAGGTGAGGGGGTGTCACGTACCATAGACAGTGAGGTAGAAAATCTGGCTAGATTCCATTCCCCCAGTTAAGCTGGCTCGAGCCCGGTACTGCCCACTGTCATCACGCGTCAAGTTCTCAATCCTCAGGGACGTCATGTTGGGCACATGGACCCTCTGCTTGTATTTGTCCTCAAGGCAGACCCAGGTTAGAGTCCCTTCTGACCCATTATGGACTCGTAGGATGACTGTGTAATTTACGTCAGGGCCAAAGCCCCACGAGATCTCCTCCAGCTTGGTTCCTGGTTCCTTGATCACATGAAACAACACAGACCCTCCATGGATCTCCTTCAAGGGAACGTGGACTCCAGAATCCTGAACTCCAGCACCATGTGCTCCAGAACTCTTGACCCCAGTGCTGCAGACACCTAGGGCATTGGGAACAGGAACGTGAGTGTTTTTTGATCAAGGATAAAAGAGAGAACCACAGAACCCATCTTTTTAATGAAATCCTTCCAATACACTCCCTTGATTCTTGGAAGGCAGCCTAGTACAAAGAATTTGAAGCAACTCTGGAATCAAGTCCTGGTTTCAGTGCAGTGTAACCTTAAACAGGTTACTTAAAGTCACTAACCTGCAGTCAGGTTCTATACCTGCCTCAAAATGATAGTGTGAATTAAATGAGCTCAGGGATCAAAAGTACCAGCACATTTTCCAGCACAGACTAAGTGCATATCTGTAGGAGGCAACTTCTAAAATTGGTCCAACGAGCCCTCCTTCTTCAGCTTTACACCCTTGGTAACCACCTAGCCCTGGAGTGTGGTCTGACCTGGTGACTTGCTTCTAAAGAACAGGATacagcaaaggtgatgggatgtcacttagCGATGTGAGCTTATACAAGACTGCGACCCGTCTTTCtcgcactctctctctccctcagtctgatggagccagctgccatgttgtcagctgccctgtggagaggcccacacagcgaggaactgagggcagcctccagccaacagccagggaggaactgaggccctcagtccaacagccaCAGGAACTGCATCCTATCAGCAATAACACGAGTGAGCtcggaagcagattcttcccagcTGAGCCTTGAGCTGACTGcagcgcccccccacccccacccaaggcCTTGATTTCACTCtcagagaccctgagccagagaaCCAGCTAAACCACCCCTGgatcctgacccacagaagctgTGAGGCTGTACATGGTATTGTTTTAAGGCACAAGTTTTCGAGTAACAGgttacacagcaatggataaCGAATACAATAACAAGgttgctctcccttc from Equus przewalskii isolate Varuska unplaced genomic scaffold, EquPr2 ChrUn-9, whole genome shotgun sequence includes:
- the LOC103565291 gene encoding SLAM family member 9-like isoform X1, with the protein product MLPLQWDRLAGSLRWGPAQKTPASAGPPGSWASAASSSALGLEDNSRKKNRDGERRMEEEKKEEVSQKWTTFYGVCSTGVKSSGAHGAGVQDSGVHVPLKEIHGGSVLFHVIKEPGTKLEEISWGFGPDVNYTVILRVHNGSEGTLTWVCLEDKYKQRVHVPNMTSLRIENLTRDDSGQYRARASLTGGMESSQIFYLTVYEPVPLPHILVQSLSITPRWCSIILECRAAGVTEDLNVTWESKGLPGELEQKGTPGPAPKSWTLAVSLPLHQPNASLTCVVSNSEDQKAVTSALGEVCARDSHGHATVGPLRAILGTIVAVLLILGAGLCLWKTLGRR
- the LOC103565291 gene encoding SLAM family member 8-like isoform X2, which encodes MGPCSEDPRLCWASWLLGFSSLLLSVCSTGVKSSGAHGAGVQDSGVHVPLKEIHGGSVLFHVIKEPGTKLEEISWGFGPDVNYTVILRVHNGSEGTLTWVCLEDKYKQRVHVPNMTSLRIENLTRDDSGQYRARASLTGGMESSQIFYLTVYEPVPLPHILVQSLSITPRWCSIILECRAAGVTEDLNVTWESKGLPGELEQKGTPGPAPKSWTLAVSLPLHQPNASLTCVVSNSEDQKAVTSALGEVCARDSHGHATVGPLRAILGTIVAVLLILGAGLCLWKTLGRR